The genome window CGTACTGTTCCGGTGGTATGCGACGCCAGAACACCCCCTTCCCATAGGTCACGTCGGCGACGATGCTCCCCGGTTTGACATACAGACCCAGAATGCTGGGGAAGGCGCGGTCGTTGCCGACGGTAAAGGCGCTCAGAACCAGATCGTTGGTTGGCTCACCGTTACGGACGCTGCGGCCACTCACCGGAAAGAGTGTACGGGTGGTTTCCGCCGTCTCGGGGCTTGCTGGCATGTCTGGTTCTCCTCGTTCGGTACATTAGCTTGCGGCGAGGGGCCTTCGTGACTCGCCTAGGCGTGCCGAGCGGGAACAGCGTCCTCGGAGTACGAGAGGTGCTTCGGCACCACCCCAGCGTCTGGTGCGGCCACCATCGGTCATCCGAGGAAGGTAGAGGAAGGGTGTGACAACCAATTCCGATATAGCCGCCATCTTCGACGAGTTGGCCGCGCTCACGCGGATCGCTGACGGGTCTGCCCAGTCGTTCCGGGCCAGGGCCTACGAGTCGGCCACGAAGACGATCAGGGGGCTGCCCCAACCCGCCGCCGAACTGTCCGCGGCGGACCTGATGCGGGTTCCCGGGATCGGCAAGTCCACGGCGTCCATGATCCGCGAGTATGTCGAGAACGGCCGGCTCGGCCGGCTCGACACCCTTCGCAAGGAGTACCCCCCGGCCTTCCAGGAGCTGGTGCGCATCCCGGGCCTCGGTCCCAAGCGGGCGGTCACATTGCGAGCGGCCCTGGGCGTGGACTCGGTGGAGGCTCTTGTGGTCGCGCTCGACGCGCGGGTGGTGCGGGAGCTGCCGGGCTTCGGCCGGAAGACGGAGGAGAACCTGCGGCGGGCCATCGACCGGCTGGGTTGGACAGGCAAGGAGCGGCGGACCCCGATACTCGTGGCCATGCGCGAGGCCGAGCGCCTGGTCGCGGACCTGGGCCGGCTGCCCGGCGTGGACCGGGCCGCCTACTGCGGGAGCCTGCGGAGGTTCCGCGACACGGTGGCCGACCTCGACCTCCTGGTGTCCACCTCCGATCCCGCCCCGGTGGCCCGGCGCCTGGCAGGCCGGTCATGGGTCAGCGAGGTCATCGGCTCGGGCGAGACCAAGACCTCGGTGCTGACCCACGCGGGCCTCCAGGTGGATGTCCGCATGGTGCCCGAGCATCAGTGGGGAGCGGCCCTCCTCTACTTCACCGGTTCCAAGGAGCACAACATCCGGCTACGAAGGCTGGCCATCGAGCGGGGCTGGGTGCTGAGCGAGTACGCCCTGTACGAGTCGGAAACGGAAGCCGTGGTGGCGCAGCAGACGGAAGAGGACATCTACCGGGCGCTGGGGATGGAGTGGGTGCCGCCGCCGATCCGGGAGGACCAGGGGGAGATAGAGGAGGCCCTGACCGGTCGGCTGCCCGACCTGATAGAAGAAAGCGACCTCCGCGGCGACCTCCACGTTCACTCCGACATGTCGGGGGACGGGCAGGACTCCCTCGAGGCGATGCTGGACAAGGCGGTGGCCAAGGGGCTGGAGTACATCGCCATCACGGACCACGCCGAGAACCTGGCCATAAACGGGGTCGGACGGGACGAGATGCTGGCCCAACGCCGGCACATCGCCCGCCTTCGAGACCGTTACCCGGGGCTAAGAATCCTCCACGGGGTGGAGCTGAACATCGGGCGCGACGGCTCGCTGGATTACGACCATGACTTCCTCATGGACTACGACTGGTGTGTCGCCTCGGTCCACAGCCATTTCGACCTCCCGCACGAGCAGCAGACCGTGCGGGTCATCTCCGCAATGGCCCACCCGGCGGTCGATGTGATCGGTCACCTTCAAGGACGGAGGATCGGTCGCCGCCCGCCCATCGACCTCGAGGTGGGAGCGGTGCTGGAAGCGGCCGAGCTGACCGGCACGGCCATCGAGATCAACTCCCACCTCGACCGGCTCGACGCGACCGTAGAGGTGTTACTCCAGGCCCGGGGGAGGGACGTGCGGTTCATCATCTCCTCGGACGCCCACGACACGGGGGAACTGGATCAGACGGCTTGGGGTGTCCTCCAGGCCCGACGAGGCCGGGTGAACCGCGACATGATCGCCAACAGTTGGCCGGTGGACCGCTTCGTCGCCTGGGCCCGGGCCCGACGGCACGGCCGCTAGGCCGTTCGTCGGGGCGGACGCCGGGTCCATGAACTCCGCCACCACTTCCAGCAACAGATCCGGGGCTTCCAGCATGGCTATGTGGCCGACCCCGACCAGCGGCCGGTAGGACCAGTCCGGGCGGAGGGCGGCCAAACGTTCCGCGGCGCTGATCGGCACCACCTGGTCGTGCGTGCCATGGATGAGGAGGGTCGGGGCGCTGACCAGCAGCGCCGTCCGGCGCCAGCGCGAGAAGGGCACGAGGTTTGCCATGATTGACCGAAAGGCCTCCAGGTAGGCGTGCGGCGGCCAGGGCATGGCGTTCCGCTCGGCGGCGACCTGGGCATGGAGCCGCCTGACCCTCGCCGACATCCTCCCCTGCGCGCCGGCCAGCAGGTCGAGGGCGGTGTCGGTGGTCTGCTCGGGAGTCCCTTGGCGCCGGAGCCAGTTCACGTACATGAGGTTGGCGCCCGGTACCAGATACATGAGCATGGAGGTGATCCAGGCCGGAGGGAGACCCTCCAGGTCGGCGGTCGATCCCGGCGTGTCGATCAGTACCAGGCGGTCCACCAGGTCGGGGCGTTGCCCGGCGAGGATCATGCTGATCATGGCGCCCATCGAGTTCCCGATCACCAGCGCCGGCCCGCCTCCCTGGTACTCGATGAAGTCGGCCATGAGTCCTGCCTGAGCCTGCATGGAGGCGCTCCGCCCGGCCGGAGGGGTGCGGCCGAAGCCGGGTAGCTCGGGCGCCACCACCCGGCCGTAACGGGTCAGCGGGACGGCCGTCTCCATCCAGTTGACCGCCGATCCGCTCAGCCCGTGGACCAGCAGCACCAGCCGGCCCTCCCCTCCGTACTCCATGCCGTGCAAGGGGCCGTGCAGGTCGATCGTGAAGCGCTCCATCCGGCCAGGGTACCCGGCCGCCGAGCCTGCGGATCAGTAGGCGACGGTCTCCCGGATGGCGGCCATGATGTCGTCGGCGCCGGGGCGGTAGGCGTCCTCCAGCGGGGGACTGAACGGCACCGGCACGTCGAGGCCGCCCACCCGGTGGATGGGCGCATCCAGGTACTCGAAGGAGGTCTGGCCGAGATCCGCCGCGATCTCGGCGCCCACCCCGGCCAGCCGGTTGGCGGCGTGTACCACCACGGCCCGGCCGGTCTTGCGCACCGACGCCGTGACCGTGTCCCGGTCGAGCGGTTTCAGGGTGCGGAGATCTATGACCTCCACGGCGATCTCGGGCGCCAGTCCGTCGGCGGCCACCAGGGCCTGGCGCACCATCTCGCCGTAGGTGATGACCGTGACGTGATGGCCATCCCTTGCTATCCGGGCCCGGCCGATCGGGGTGGCGCGGTCCCCCTCCGGAACCTCCCCCCGGAGGCTCCGGTAGAGCGGCTTCGACTCGAAGTAGATGACCGGGTTGTTGTCCCGGATGGCGGCGAGCAGGAGCCCTTTGGCGTCGGCCGGCGTGGCCGGGGCCACCACCTTCAGGCCGGGGGTATGGACGAACCACGCCTCCGGGTTCTGGCTGTGGAAGGGGCCGGAGCGGATCCCCCCGTCGGCCGGGGCCCGGATCACCCACGGGACGGCCGCCTGCCACCGGTAGTGGGTGGTGGCGGCGTACTGGACGATGGAGTCGAAGCCCGTGGAGATGAAGTCGGCGAACTGAACCTCGATCACGGGGCGGAGCCCCATCAGACCCATGCCGGTGGCGGCTCCGATGAAGGCCAGCTCGGTCATCGGTGTGTTCATCACCCTCCGGGGGCCGAACTCGGCCTCCAAGCCCTTGGTGGCCTTGAAAGCACCCCCGAACTCGCCCCCGATGTCCTCGCCCATGACCAGGACGTCGGGATCACGCCGCATCTCGGTCCGTAGTCCGTCCCGGATGGCCTCGATATAGGTCATGGTGCGGGTGCTGTCCATGACGGGGTCCTCAGGCGGCGTACACGCCGTCGGTGACGGTGCCGGGGTCCGGCCATTCGCTCGACTCGGCGAACTCCACGGCATCGGCCACGATCTCGCGGCACTTCTCGGCGACCCGGGCAAGGTACTCGCGGTCGACCAGGCCGCGCGAGGTCAGCTTCTCCTCGTGGAGGAGGAGAGGATCGCGGGCCTCCCATTCGTCCAGGAGCGCCTGCGGGACGTACTCGGCGCCGTCGTGGATGGCGTGCCCCAGCATCCGCATGGTCCGGGCCTCGATGAGGGTGGGCCCGCCACCCTCCCGAGCCTTGGCCACCGCCGCCTCGACGGTCCCGTAGACCTCCTCCACGTCGTTGCCGTCCACGGTCCGTGACTCCACCCCGTGCCCGCTGGCCCGGACGGCCAGGTCGTCGATGGCCATCTGCTGGTGCAGCGGTGTCGAGTAGGCGTACTGGTTGTTCTCGATGACCACCACGAACGGGGCTCGCTGCACGGCCGCCAGGTTGAGCGACTCGTGGAACACGCCGGCGCAGGATGAGCCGTCGCCGACGAACGTCAGGGCCACGCGGGGCTCGGAACGGTAGGAGAAGGACATGGCCGCCCCGAGCGCCACCGGCATGGTCTGGGGGAGGTGGCTGATGAAGCCGATGAGGTTGAGGGACAGGTCTCCGCATCCGTGGAGGTTGCCGTCCCGGCCCCTTGTGACGCCGGTGGCCCGGCCCAGCTGGTTGGCCATGAGCCGTCGGGGGGTCATGCCTCTCACCAGGTAGCAGCCCAGGTCGCGGTGCATCGGAGCGACCACGTCGTCCGGCGCGAGCGCCACGCCGGCGCCCACGCTGATCGCCTCGTGACCTCGCTGGTTGAAGGTGGTTCCCACACCCCGGCCCTGCTTCCAGAGGTTCACCAGCTGGTCGTCCATCGTGCGGGTGAGCCGCATCCAGTAGTGCAGGTCGACGTTGAGATCGTCAGGTAGCAGGGTCACGTATTCGATATTAGGAGCATGCTGAAAAAGACGGGGATGGTAGGCCCGTCACGCAATGACGGGTGCTCTGTTGTCGGTATCGGGCCGACCGGACATTCTTCAGCACGCTCCTAGAGCGTGCTCGCACGCCGCTGCGTGTGGCAATGGCCGGTACCGCCGACCTATCGCCTACCGGATGCCGAGCACTGATCCAAGGTCTTGATGGCCTCCAGGAACCGGCCCAGCTCGGCGGCGAGCGCTTCGCGGTCCGGCCGGAGATTCGCCTCATCCGTTGCCGCCGGATCATGCCGTGTCGCCAATCTGAGACCGGCCGATAGGAGGGGAAGGGAGGCGGCCTCGGCCGATATCCGATCCTGGCGGACGTAGGCGAGGCTGCGCTCGAGGGCTGATCGCAGGAAGCCCCTGCCGTCTGATGGCCGACCGCCCGGCTCCTCCGCCAGGCGTCCGGCCACGACCCAGTAAGCCTCCAGGAAGTGGCGCACCGCCCAAGGGGCCCGGTGGGGGCGGAGTCCGTCCAGCACCGGCGCCGGCCCCTCGTGGAGGAGGAGGGATTCCCAGGCCGGGATCCGCCTGGCGAGTTCGCTGAAGACCTGGCCCGAGAAGGCCTCCCGGTCGGGGAGGAAGAAGTCGGTCTCGAGGAGGCCATGCAGCGCATCCAGCCCGTCGTGGAAGCCTTCGAGCACGGCGCTCCCTGTCAGCCGGCCCGCCGCGGCGACCGCCACCTCCGCCGCCGCCGGCACAACGTAGTGATGGGCGATGGTGTTGCGATAGTAGGAGGCCGCCAGGCGCTGGTCGGGCTCGATCCGGTAGGTCGGTGACGCCCCGCCCGGCCCGGATGCGTCCTGGTCGATGGCCACGATCCCCCGGCGGGCCAGCGTGCGGACGATCCTCTCGACTCCGGCCCGGTCGAGCGCCG of bacterium contains these proteins:
- the polX gene encoding DNA polymerase/3'-5' exonuclease PolX translates to MTTNSDIAAIFDELAALTRIADGSAQSFRARAYESATKTIRGLPQPAAELSAADLMRVPGIGKSTASMIREYVENGRLGRLDTLRKEYPPAFQELVRIPGLGPKRAVTLRAALGVDSVEALVVALDARVVRELPGFGRKTEENLRRAIDRLGWTGKERRTPILVAMREAERLVADLGRLPGVDRAAYCGSLRRFRDTVADLDLLVSTSDPAPVARRLAGRSWVSEVIGSGETKTSVLTHAGLQVDVRMVPEHQWGAALLYFTGSKEHNIRLRRLAIERGWVLSEYALYESETEAVVAQQTEEDIYRALGMEWVPPPIREDQGEIEEALTGRLPDLIEESDLRGDLHVHSDMSGDGQDSLEAMLDKAVAKGLEYIAITDHAENLAINGVGRDEMLAQRRHIARLRDRYPGLRILHGVELNIGRDGSLDYDHDFLMDYDWCVASVHSHFDLPHEQQTVRVISAMAHPAVDVIGHLQGRRIGRRPPIDLEVGAVLEAAELTGTAIEINSHLDRLDATVEVLLQARGRDVRFIISSDAHDTGELDQTAWGVLQARRGRVNRDMIANSWPVDRFVAWARARRHGR
- a CDS encoding alpha-ketoacid dehydrogenase subunit beta, with translation MDSTRTMTYIEAIRDGLRTEMRRDPDVLVMGEDIGGEFGGAFKATKGLEAEFGPRRVMNTPMTELAFIGAATGMGLMGLRPVIEVQFADFISTGFDSIVQYAATTHYRWQAAVPWVIRAPADGGIRSGPFHSQNPEAWFVHTPGLKVVAPATPADAKGLLLAAIRDNNPVIYFESKPLYRSLRGEVPEGDRATPIGRARIARDGHHVTVITYGEMVRQALVAADGLAPEIAVEVIDLRTLKPLDRDTVTASVRKTGRAVVVHAANRLAGVGAEIAADLGQTSFEYLDAPIHRVGGLDVPVPFSPPLEDAYRPGADDIMAAIRETVAY
- a CDS encoding thiamine pyrophosphate-dependent dehydrogenase E1 component subunit alpha, which encodes MTLLPDDLNVDLHYWMRLTRTMDDQLVNLWKQGRGVGTTFNQRGHEAISVGAGVALAPDDVVAPMHRDLGCYLVRGMTPRRLMANQLGRATGVTRGRDGNLHGCGDLSLNLIGFISHLPQTMPVALGAAMSFSYRSEPRVALTFVGDGSSCAGVFHESLNLAAVQRAPFVVVIENNQYAYSTPLHQQMAIDDLAVRASGHGVESRTVDGNDVEEVYGTVEAAVAKAREGGGPTLIEARTMRMLGHAIHDGAEYVPQALLDEWEARDPLLLHEEKLTSRGLVDREYLARVAEKCREIVADAVEFAESSEWPDPGTVTDGVYAA